From one Sus scrofa isolate TJ Tabasco breed Duroc chromosome 9, Sscrofa11.1, whole genome shotgun sequence genomic stretch:
- the TMPRSS5 gene encoding LOW QUALITY PROTEIN: transmembrane protease serine 5 (The sequence of the model RefSeq protein was modified relative to this genomic sequence to represent the inferred CDS: inserted 1 base in 1 codon), producing the protein MPSRLVEAREGAGKCVGFGVRRSGFTSCSNTYWLCQSKSMMLDGPAPVEAQYAEEGPGSGIFREEPEDPLQSPEAQALLHRVAWLGVLGALGLLAGVSIGSWLLVLYLWPAASQPVPGTLXDEEMTWNCSEASDEEALHPSFPEQVVSFRINPEEFLLEVQVRARPDWLLVCHEGWSAALGVQICRSLGHLRLTHHKAVNLSDIRLNGSREFAQLSPRLEGLLEEVWQPRDSCTSGQIVSLQCSECGARPLASRIVGGQAVAPGRWPWQASVALGSRHTCGGSVLAPSWVVTAAHCTHSFRLSRLSSWRVHVGLVSHSTVRPHQGAVVERIIAHPLYSAQNHDYDLALLQLRTPLHFSDTVGAVCLPTEEQAFPRGSQCWVSGWGHTDPSHTHSSDTLQDTVVPLLSTQLCNSSCVYSGALTPRMLCAGYLDGRADACQGDSGGPLVCLDGDTWRLVGVVSWGHGCAEPNHPGVYSKVAEFLDWIQDTAQNSLH; encoded by the exons ATGCCCTCCAGGCTGGTGGAGgcaagggagggggcagggaagtgTGTGGGCTTTGGAGTCCGCAGGTCTGGGTTCACGTCCTGTTCTAACACTTACTGGCTGTGTCAGAGTAAG AGCATGATGCTGGATGGCCCAGCCCCTGTGGAGGCTCAGTATGCAGAGGAGGGTCCAGGATCTGGGATCTTCAGAGAAGAGCCAGAAGACCCCCTACAGAGCCCGGAGGCCCA GGCGCTGCTGCACCGGGTGGCATGGCTGGGCGTGCTGGGAGCCCTAGGGCTGCTGGCTGGTGTGAGCATCGGCTCCTGGCTTCTAG TGCTGTATCTGTGGCCAGCTGCCTCTCAGCCTGTCCCCGGGACCC AGGATGAGGAGATGACTTGGAACTGCTCAGAGGCCAGTGATGAGGAAGCCCTGCATCCCTCGTTCCCAGAACAGGTAG TATCTTTCAGGATAAACCCAGAGGAATTCTTACTGGAAGTACAGGTGAGGGCCCGGCCAGACTGGCTCCTGGTCTGTCACGAAGGCTGGAGCGCTGCCCTGGGGGTGCAGATCTGCCGGAGCCTGGGGCATCTCAG ACTCACTCACCATAAGGCAGTGAACTTGTCTGACATCAGGCTCAACGGCTCCAGGGAGTTTGCTCAGCTCTCTCCTAGATTGGAAGGCCTCTTGGAGGAGGTGTGGCAGCCCAG GGACAGTTGTACTTCTGGGCAAATCGTGTCCCTCCAATGCTCTG AGTGTGGGGCCAGGCCCCTGGCTTCCAGGATAGTCGGCGGGCAGGCGGTAGCTCCCGGGCGCTGGCCCTGGCAGGCCAGTGTGGCCCTGGGCTCCCGGCACACGTGTGGAGGCTCCGTGCTGGCCCCGAGCTGGGTGGTGACGGCGGCACACTGCACGCACAG TTTCAGGCTGTCCCGTCTGTCCAGCTGGCGGGTCCACGTGGGGCTGGTCAGCCACAGCACAGTCAGGCCACACCAGGGGGCCGTGGTGGAGCGGATCATTGCCCACCCTCTCTACAGCGCCCAGAATCACGACTACGACCTCGCCCTCCTGCAGCTCCGGACCCCGCTCCACTTCTCAG ACACCGTGGGAGCCGTGTGCCTGCCAACCGAAGAGCAGGCTTTTCCGAGGGGCTCGCAGTGCTGGGTGTCTGGCTGGGGCCACACTGACCCCAGCCACA CCCACAGTTCGGACACGCTCCAGGACACGGTGGTGCCCCTGCTCAGCACCCAGCTCTGCAACAGCTCTTGCGTGTACAGCGGGGCCCTGACGCCCCGCATGCTGTGTGCCGGCTACCTGGATGGGAGGGCCGATGCCTGCCAG GGGGATAGCGGGGGCCCCTTGGTGTGCCTGGACGGGGACACCTGGCGCCTGGTGGGCGTGGTCAGCTGGGGCCACGGCTGTGCGGAGCCCAACCACCCGGGCGTCTACAGCAAGGTTGCTGAATTCCTGGACTGGATCCAGGACACGGCGCAG AACTCCCTCCACTAG